One Chiloscyllium plagiosum isolate BGI_BamShark_2017 unplaced genomic scaffold, ASM401019v2 scaf_70372, whole genome shotgun sequence genomic window, GAGATACTGGGTTATATATACTGTATAAATAATGACCATGTCACTGAGTGAGAGAGACTGGGTTATATATACTCTATAAATAATCACCCTGTCactgagagtgagggagggagggaggttggGTTCTATACTGTATACTGTGTAAATAACCACCatgtcacagagagagtgagagagagagacacagacagacagactgggCCATATCCTCTGCCCCATCAAACAGCCACTCCGTTCCAGGGCAGTCAGGAACGAGCATCAAACGATGGTTTTCCATCACCACCAAGCCATTGTCCCTTTGTCCCAGGAAAACTCTGCGGTTTTCCCGTTGTCCGACAGCGAGCCGTGAGTGCAGCAATGTCACGCTGTCCTGCTGGGTTTTAACGTAGCTTCTCTGTCTGTGTTCCTCTTCCCTGTTCAGTGTGTCGTCATGTCATACCTGCAGTGGCTTCAAGACAGCGATTACAATTCCAACTGTAACCTGTGCAATACCCCACTCACAGATGAAGACACCATCCGGTTAGTTTGCTATGGTGAGTGGCCTCCTGTCTCTTATTGCTCCAGCGACACCGAAGAAATGGCCGATGTGTTCCCATTGGGAGTAGCTCGGAGGGGACCTTGCAgcgggggtggtgttcccatgtatctgctgcccttgtcctttgagatggtggtgggtttggaaggtgctgtctgaggagcctcggggagttgctgcagtgcggCTTGtaagatggtgcacactgctgctgtgatggagggagtgaacgttgaagatggtggatggagtGCTCATCCACCAGGCTACCTCAACCCGAACTGTTTTGAACGTCTTGTATGGAGATTATTTTATCACCTCCCCCCCGTCTTACCCTGGGTAGATGGGGTGCCCAGGGAGTGAGTGACGTGCTGAATAATTTCCTGTGTACCTCTGCCAAGTTCCCACCCTTGTATCTGCGTGCATGTCCTGAGCACGTGGGCCTCTGTGTTCCTGGTCCTGCATCCGTCTGTTCCTCTGCGTGTTCCTGACCACACGTATGTGAGTTCTCTCCCCTGCGTGTGCTCCCATGTCTGTGCAGTGTTGGTGGGTGGCACGCTGCTGTATTTGTGCACATGGTTTCCCCTTTACTGGTACTTTCACCATTCCTGTTTTTGCAACAAGCGGGGGTTTCTGTGTTCCCTTTGATTTCCATCCCAGTTTATGTTCCTGAGTGTCTTCCTgcttgtgtgtgtctgcgtgggtgtacGTGTACATTCacgtgtctgtgtgtacctgtgtgttcACACTGGACGAGAGGAGAACAAAAGCAGGCTACAAACTGACTCCGAACGCCCTTGGTTCACGGTCAAAGCCTTCCTGGCCCAGAGGGTTCTCTGCTGAGTTTACCACCCAGACCTGCATTCTCAAGCTTTCCTGTCGGTTAGtcccgttcctgatgaagggctcttgttcgaaacgtcgatcctcctgctccccggatgccgcccggcctgctgtgcttttccagcagcgccACTccctcgactctgacctccagcgtctgcagccctccctttctcccagtcGGTTAGGACAGTCCCAACTCCCCCTGACTGCACAGGGACGGCTGGGGTGGCAGGGGAAGAGGTGATCAAAGGGGAGGGGGTGGCGCTGGGAAGGGCACAGCATGaggagcagcatctgaggagcaagagaatcgacgtttcaggcttgaCCCTTGATCAGTCCTTCTCCCGCAATGGCAGTGCCCACTGTTGCCTGGCAGCATTAGGTGAGACTGGCATTCTGGAATCATGTTTACCAAGTTTCGTGATAGAGGCACCAACTGTCTCACACtccttccttccccccccccccccNNNNNNNNNNNNNNNNNNNNNNNNNNNNNNNNNNNNNNNNNNNNNNNNNNNNNNNNNNNNNNNNNNNNNNNNNNNNNNNNNNNNNNNNNNNNNNNNNNNNNNNNNNNNNNNNNNNNNNNNNNNNNNNNNNNNNNNNNNNNNNNNNNNNNNNNNNNNNNNNNNNNNNNNNNNNNNNNNNNNNNNNNNNNNNNNNNNNNNNNNNNNNNNNNNNNNNNNNNNNNNNNNNNNNNNNNNNNNNNNNNNNNNNNNNNNNNNNNNNNNNNNNNNNNNNNNNNNNNNNNNNNNNNNNNNNNNNNNNNNNNNNNNNNNNNNNNNNNNNNNNNNNNNNNNNNNNNNNNNNNNNNNNNNNNNNNNNNNNNNNNNNNNNNNNNNNNNNNNNNNNNNNNNNNNNNNNNNNNNNNNNNNTACCCCCCACCATCACTCCCTTCTCTCACACACCaatgcccccccccacccccgcgaCACCCATGCACACCCGTGTGATTGCCTGTTTGTCTATCCATACAGTTGACCATTATGGAGTCGGTGAGGTGTGCGCTAAGCTGACATATGTGTGTTGGGACATAATGgccaagttgtttttttttcattcattgacTTGTGCGacctgggcattgctggctgtgccCAATGTTTTCTTGCCCTGTTCCtaactgccccttgagaaggtggaggtgagttggcttcttgaactgctgcagggcGATTAATCCgtaaaagttctgaggaagggtcactgggcgttcaatctgatttctccccacggatgctgccagacctgctgagcttttccagcaatttctgttctcgcagatggtgggatttaaatccagGCGAAAGCCCTGGagttaagagtctcatgatgaccatggagaaagcgaggactgtagATGCGAGAGATCAGATTCCagagagtcgtgctggaaaagcacagccggtcaggcagcatccgaggagcgggagagtcgaggtttcgggcatgagcccttcctcgaATGAGGAACCCTTgctaattgttgggaaaaacccacctggttcactcctGTCCCTTTTAGGGACTGAAAccgccgtccttacctggtctgggcctacacgtgactccagactcgagatgatgtggttgactcttaactgccctctgggctgttcgggatgggtaataaatgccggtCAGTGATTGATTGTGAGGGAGCTCGGTGAGGAGTGTTGCTGTTAATTCCCGGCGAGTGTGAGCTGATCCCCGTTTCCCTTTTCCTTCCCCGCCCCCTCCAACCGGCTGCAGACATTTTCCACTGGTCCTGTCTGAACAAGATGGCCGCCCAGCTGCCAAAGAACACAGCGCCGGCCGGTTACCAGTGCCCGATGTGCAAGGGACCGATCTTCCCCCAGGCCAACACTGTCAGCCCCGTGGCTAACGTGCTGAAGGAGAGGCTGTCCACAGTGAACTGGGCGCGCGTCGGCCTCGGGCTCCCGCTGGTGAGAGGGCGCGGTGGGTATGTGTGTGGGGGgatggggcggggggagggggggggggagagctgGAGTGCTCGGGGTCCCTGCCTGTCATAGCCAAGGTGGTTTGCTGACCGTGTGACTCGGCATTTGAATGCCCTATCCCCCAAGGTGGCGATGCCTCATGCAGTTGAATGGCCCTGGGGTTGCTGCTACGGTACCCCGTGCAGTTGAATAGGCACGAGCTGGTGCTGCCACAATGCTCCCCCGCCCCGTAATCTAATAGACCCAAGCTGGTGCTGCTCTGGGACCCCACGTATTTGATGGCTTTGGGTTGCTTTAACTGCGACGCCCCATGCAGTCGAATGCCCTGGATATTATCATCGCGACACCTCGTGCAGTCGAAtagtcgggggtgggggggtcacCTCAGTGGCACTGGAATTGGGCTATGGATCACTGTGGGGGGAGCTGACATGAGTGCAGGATGGCCGGGCCAGCCCCTGGGTTCCCCAGCCCGGGGGAGGGAGGGTTGGGGTATTGTTGCTGACTGTCCCCCCTCCCCCAGTTTGCTGTTCCTTCCTCACTCGGTGCTGCCCCTTGTTTCAGATTGACGAGGTCCAGCCCCCTCACGACCAGGAGTCACTCGACAGTACGGACTACGCTGATTGGTCGGTCCTTCCTGGTAAGTTGCTGCATTGGCATAGCGCCGGCGGACATAGGGCTTTGGCAGGACTCGCCCACCCCCTCAGTGTGCTCTGTTTCCGAGTGTAACCCCAGAGTGGGACCTGTCCTCTCCCCTACCATACCCTGCACTTCCCTTCTGAAtactgtgtcccagctccctccACCTCCCCCTCCTCCTGGCCATTGATCCCCCTACTCAACCTGCCTCTCCACTCCCCCCAAAATCTCACAGCTCAACCTGCCATGGAGATTGCTCCCATCAGCCTGCTGGAGCCCACTCCCTGGGCCTGCTGGAAATTGCTCCCATCAGCCAGTTGGAGCCCACTCCCTGGGCCTGCTGCAGCTCCCTCCCATCAGCCTGCTGGGACCCACTGCCTGGGTGTGCTGGAACCCAATCCAGTCAGCCTGCTGGAGCCCATTACCTGGGTCTGCTGGAGCCTGCTCACATCAGCCTGCTGGAAGCTGCTCCCATCAGCCTGCTGGATCCTGCTGCCTGGGCCTGCTGGAAGCTGCTCACATCAGCCTGCTGGAGCTTGGGCCTGCTGGAAGCCGCACCCATCCACCTGCTGGAGCCCACTGCCTGGGTCTGCTGGAGCCCACTCCCAACAGACTGCTGGAGCCTACTCCGAGTCCACTGGAGCCTGCTGGAACTCCCCCACCCCGCACACCCCCTGGCCTGGTGTTCCCCAGCCCAATCCCCCTCCCTCTGTAAGCTGGCGTTCCCTGGTACAGTTGATGGTGTGTTCAGTGACAATGCAGCCTCCTGCCTCCCTCTGGTGGGTCCTGATGGTGGCTGACTGGGCAGCGAGGTTCCTCTGTTGTGCTCACACGTGGCTGccctgcatctctctctctctctctctctgtcttcccctCCCCGCAGATCCCAGCACGGACGAAGCCTCCGGGCGGACCCAGCCTTACCCCTCGGGCGCGGTCTACTCTCCCCGGCAGGGATACGGCACGGAGCTGAGTGATGGGGGAGCAAAGGAGGGCCCGGGCATGGTCACTGTGATGCCCGACAACGAATCCATCACCCTGACAACCGGCAAGTCCCTGGCGTGCATACGAACGGGGCAGGGGGGGCGCGGAAAGGTGGGAGCACGAACACGACCTGGCTGGGGTTGGGGGCGACTTGTCTGTCTTACTTGTCtgtctcggggggggggggggctgctgaCCCANNNNNNNNNNNNNNNNNNNNNNNNNNNNNNNNNNNNNNNNNNNNNNNNNNNNNNNNNNNNNNNNNNNNNNNNNNNNNNNNNNNNNNNNNNNNNNNNNNNNNNNNNNNNNNNNNNNNNNNNNNNNNNNNNNNNNNNNNNNNNNNNNNNNNNNNNNNNNNNNNNNNNNNNNNNNNNNNNNNNNNNNNNNNNNNNNNNNNNNNNNNNNNNNNNNNNNNNNNNNNNNNNNNNNNNNNNNNNNNNNNNNNNNNNNNNNNNNNNGTGACCctgttcttcctctctctcttcccctccccccctcccccccccccccccccccccccccaacctccctGTTCCATCCCTCCCCAACGTTCTGCCTTTCTCAGGGAGCTCTCTGGCATCCTTGCCCCGGAAGGTCTACGACACCGTGGCGCGGGAAGCGACCAAGTCCACAGAAACGCGCATTGATTTCGACGACGACAAATACCGACGGCGCCCAGCTCTCAGCTGGTTTGCACGGTGGTTCAAGTAAgcaggaaagctccctctacactgtcccccatcaaacactccccaggacagggacagcatggagttagatacagagtaaagctccctctacactgtcccttatcaaacactccccaggacaggtgTGATCTGAAGCTTAAATCTTTGCTGTACGCAGGAAGCTGTTGATCTATATGGGGCATCACTGGGTGGCAGCGAAcgtttctctctgtctgttgcCCCTCCCTGTCCAGAGGTTGCGGTAGCCCACCCAAACGTCAGGCTGCAGGAAACCCCAGGCCTGTACTGCCTCTCCTCCCGCAGTGCGCTGGATGCTACACGGTCGGCGTGTGGGAGGGGGATGTAGGATCCCCATTCCGTTCGGGTACCTGGCGTCATTACCCGGCTCCTTGTCACAGGACCCGTCCCCACCTCGGATGAAACCCTTGGCTGtgaacttgcagaggaagtggtggatgcagatacgagttacaacgtttaaaagccatctggataaGGACACAAATAGGAAAGTGTTTGGAGAAGACTGGCAGCTGgggcgagtttagtttgggattatgggtcagcacggactggtgggactgaatggtctgtttcagtgctgtatgaccctgACTTCATTTTGTCGCGTTGAATTGACCTGACTGTGCTCGCTCCGCAGTTCAGGGGAGGCGATGGTCTAGTCGCATTATCAGTAGACTTTTAATTCAGAGGCACAGCTTATGTTCTGCAAATCAAATCCGACCAAGccgtaatttgaattcaatagggAGTCTCataatgaccgtgaatccatggtcaaaaacacccatctggttcattaatgtccctttaagggaggaaactgcagtccttacctggtctgggcctacacgtgaccccTGACCCCACAGCGATCTGTTGACTCTCAATTTCCCCggtgggatgggcaatagatgttggcccagccagtgatgcccacatcctgcgaGTGGGAATTCTAAAGGACTTCCCTGCTGTGGCAGGTTTAAGCTGTCGTCCCTCTGCTGCGAAAgggtcaagggttacggggagaaagcaggggaaCGGAGCTGAGAAACAGGTTCGTccccgatggactgaatggcctacttctgttcctcaaTCTGACGGTCAAGAGTTGGGGAAGGGGCAGAGGACCTGGGTTCCCAGGCAGCCTTTGGGCTGCTCGGTATGAACCGTAAAGTAAAGGTCAAACTCCCAGCGGAGCAGAGGGCTGCTGTCCTGTTACAGGATCAGAAAGGGAGAAggaatagtggctcagtggtcagcagtgctgcctcatggcagccagggtcccaggttcgatcccaccctcaggtgactgtctgtgtggagtttgcacattccccccctgtgtctgcgtgggtttcctccgggtgctccagtccaaagatgtgcaggttagggtggattggccgtgctaaattgtcccatagtgcccagggatgtgcaggttagggtggattggccatgggcgATACAGGGAGAGGATAACAGGGGTGGGCCTGGATAGGCTGctctcaatgggccgaatggcctctttccacactatcggGACTATGTGACTCCTTatcagaacatgcaaactccacacgagagtcgccgaggatggaattgaaccagggtccttgGCGGccggaggcagcagtgctaaccgctgagccacctgAGCGGTGGGCCAGTAGCGCCCTTCCTTCCCGAGTAAACTTCGGTCAGTGacccggtggctcagtgataaGAGGGTGTCCCGCTGTCAGTTGACTTGCCCTTCTGTCAGTCTCCCACGCAGTGCCTCTCCTCACccctcaccatctctctctctctctctccggacCAGGAACGCCAGCGGAGCGAGGAAGCCGCCGCTCTCCCGGTTCCAGCGCTTTGCGGCGATCCTGCTGATCGGAATCCTGGGCTTCCTCACGCTGCTCGTCGTCATGTCCAAGCTCGGGAGAGCGTCCGTGGACAACGACCCCAACTGGGACCTGATGCAGAACCCCCACGTGCAAGTGGGAGCCGAGTAGtgagggaagggggagggggggggggagcggggagggggagggagggactCCCAGCGAGATTTCCGTCATTCTGTACCTACACGGCTCCCCCCACCTCCGTCCCGCTCCTTGGGAATCTCTGGGTTGCTAAGTGACGAGCGGTAGCGAATCCAGGTCTGCGGGCGCCGTGCCTCGGGACCCCCACCCGTCTCCTGCGttcgtccccccccccccccactcggGGGTTCGAAAATGGCATCTCTCCCACCTGCGCCGGGTGGGTCTTTCATTTCACTGACTTCACCTTCCTTCCCTGGATGACCACCCGCACCACCTACCCCCTCACT contains:
- the zfpl1 gene encoding zinc finger protein-like 1 encodes the protein CVVMSYLQWLQDSDYNSNCNLCNTPLTDEDTIRLVCYDIFHWSCLNKMAAQLPKNTAPAGYQCPMCKGPIFPQANTVSPVANVLKERLSTVNWARVGLGLPLIDEVQPPHDQESLDSTDYADWSVLPDPSTDEASGRTQPYPSGAVYSPRQGYGTELSDGGAKEGPGMVTVMPDNESITLTTGSSLASLPRKVYDTVAREATKSTETRIDFDDDKYRRRPALSWFARWFKNASGARKPPLSRFQRFAAILLIGILGFLTLLVVMSKLGRASVDNDPNWDLMQNPHVQVGAE